From the Budorcas taxicolor isolate Tak-1 chromosome 1, Takin1.1, whole genome shotgun sequence genome, one window contains:
- the NRIP1 gene encoding nuclear receptor-interacting protein 1, whose protein sequence is MTHGEELGSDVHQDSVVLTYLEGLLMHQAAEGSGTAVDKASAGRNEDDQNFNISGSAFPTCQRNGPVLSTHTYQGSGMLHLKKARLLQSSEDWNAAKRKRLSDSIVNLNVKKEALLAGMADSAPKGKQDSKVLASLLQSFSSRLQTVALSQQIRQSLKEQGYALSHNSLKVEKDLRCYGVASSHLKTLLKKSKAKDQKPDTNVPDVTKTLMRDRFIESPHHVGQGGTKVMSEPLSCAARLQAVASMVEKRASPATSPKPSVACSQLALLLSSEAHLQQYSREHALKTQNANQAASERLAAMARLQENGQKDMGSFQLSKGISGHLNGQARTSSNKLLASKSTAFQNPVGIVPSSPKNAGYKNSLERNNIKQAANNSLLLHLLKSQTIPKPMNGHSHSERGSIFEESSTPTTIDEYSDPNPSFTDESSGDESSYSSCVPIDLSCKHRIEKPEPDQPVSLDNLTQSLLNTWDPKVPEVDVKEDQDTSKSSKLNSHQKVTLLQLLLGHKNEENMERNSSPQEAHSDETKFSTQNYPRTSVIESPSTNRTTPVSTPPLLASTKADSPINLSQHSLVIKWNSPPYACGPQPEKPANTASSHLMDLTKSKESQGEKAIHNEGAQNSATFSASKLLQNLAQCGMQSSVSGEEQRPSKQLLSVNTDKPPGMIDRLNSPLLANKTSAVEEKKAFGSHTIGPEPGLSGSEIENLLERRTVLQLLLGNPNKGKTEKKEKMPLRDESTQEHTDRALSEQVLMVKIKSEPCDDLHPHGVGMHLSHEAPGAPFLGTAPPVQRSAPALPASEDLNPEPGSPQDFSFSKNGLLSRLLRQNQDSHLADELDSSHRNSELTLVESKNLCMVPKKRKLYSEPLENPFKKTKSNTVDAANSHSAPEVLYGSLLNQQELKLSRSDLEFKHPASHGSASESEPRNWTRESKSFNVLKQLLLSENCVRDLSQHRSNSVADSKKKGHRSSVTNSKPEFSIASLNGLMYGAAQPGGCMDSRTFPYPGVGRAALSPPFPEHLGCTGSRPEAGLVNGCSMPSEKGPIKWVITDVDKNEYEKDSPRLTKTNPILYYMLQKGGNSVTSRETQDRDIWREPSSAESISQVTIKEELLPAAETKASFFNLRSTYNSHMGNNASRPHSANGEVYGLLGNMLTIKKESE, encoded by the coding sequence ATGACTCATGGAGAAGAGCTTGGCTCTGATGTGCACCAGGATTCTGTTGTTCTAACTTACCTAGAAGGATTACTAATGCATCAGGCAGCAGAGGGGTCAGGTACTGCCGTCGACAAAGCGTCTGCCGGGCGTAATGAAGATGATCAGAACTTTAACATTTCTGGTAGCGCGTTTCCCACCTGTCAGCGTAATGGTCCAGTTCTCAGCACACACACGTATCAGGGATCTGGCATGCTGCACCTCAAAAAAGCCAGACTCTTGCAGTCTTCTGAGGACTGGAATGCAGCGAAGCGGAAGAGGCTGTCTGATTCCATCGTAAATCTAAACGTAAAGAAGGAGGCTCTGCTGGCTGGCATGGCTGACAGTGCGCCTAAAGGCAAACAGGACAGCAAGGTACTGGCCTCTCTGCTTCAGTCGTTCAGCTCTCGGCTGCAGACTGTTGCCCTGTCACAACAAATCAGGCAGAGCCTCAAGGAGCAAGGATACGCCCTGAGTCATAATTCTTTAAAAGTGGAGAAAGATTTAAGGTGCTATGGAGTTGCATCGAGTCACTTAAAAACTCTGTTGAAGAAAAGCAAAGCTAAAGATCAAAAGCCTGATACCAATGTCCCTGATGTCACGAAAACCCTTATGAGAGATAGGTTCATAGAGTCACCTCATCACGTGGGGCAGGGTGGAACAAAGGTCATGAGCGAACCCTTGTCGTGTGCTGCAAGATTACAGGCTGTCGCAAGCATGGTGGAGAAAAGGGCTAGTCCTGCCACTTCACCCAAACCCAGTGTTGCCTGTAGCCAACTAGCACTGCTTCTCTCCAGCGAAGCCCATTTGCAGCAGTATTCTCGGGAACATGCTTTAAAAACACAGAATGCAAATCAGGCAGCAAGCGAAAGACTTGCTGCCATGGCCAGATTACAAGAAAATGGCCAGAAGGACATGGGCAGTTTCCAGCTCTCAAAAGGCATATCAGGCCATCTTAATGGTCAGGCAAGAACATCGTCAAACAAACTATTGGCTAGCAAAAGTACAGCATTTCAGAATCCAGTGGGTATTGTCCCTTCTTCCCCCAAAAATGCAGGCTATAAGAACTCCCTGGAAAGAAACAATATAAAACAGGCTGCTAATAACAGTTTGCTTTTACATCTTCTTAAAAGCCAGACCATACCTAAGCCGATGAACGGACACAGTCACAGTGAGAGAGGAAGCATTTTTGAGGAGAGCAGCACGCCTACGACCATTGATGAGTACTCAGATCCCAATCCTAGCTTCACCGATGAGAGCAGTGGTGATGAAAGTTCTTACTCCAGCTGTGTTCCCATAGACTTGTCTTGCAAACACCGGATAGAAAAACCCGAACCCGACCAGCCTGTTTCTCTGGATAACTTAACTCAGTCCTTGCTAAACACTTGGGATCCAAAAGTCCCCGAAGTTGACGTCAAAGAAGATCAAGATACCTCAAAGAGTTCTAAGCTAAATTCGCACCAGAAGGTAACCCTTCTTCAGTTGCTGCTTGGCCATAAGAATGAAGAAAACATGGAAAGAAACAGCAGCCCTCAGGAAGCACACAGCGATGAGACAAAGTTCAGCACACAGAATTACCCCCGGACGTCTGTAATAGAGAGCCCCAGCACCAACAGGACTACTCCCGTGAGCACTCCACCACTGCTTGCATCCACCAAAGCCGACTCTCCCATCAACCTTTCCCAACACTCTCTGGTCATCAAATGGAATTCCCCACCGTATGCCTGTGGCCCCCAGCCCGAAAAGCCAGCGAATACCGCCTCGAGCCACCTGATGGACCTTACAAAGAGCAAAGAATCGCAGGGGGAGAAAGCCATCCACAATGAAGGTGCACAAAACTCGGCCACGTTCAGTGCCAGTAAACTGTTACAAAATTTAGCGCAATGTGGAATGCAGTCTTCCGTGTCAGGGGAAGAGCAGAGACCCAGTAAACAGCTGCTGAGTGTAAACACAGATAAACCTCCAGGTATGATTGATAGACTGAATAGCCCTCTGCTAGCCAATAAAACAAGTGCAGTTGAAGAGAAAAAAGCATTCGGCAGTCACACAATAGGTCCTGAACCAGGACTCTCTGGGTCTGAAATAGAAAATCTGCTTGAAAGGCGCACCGTCCTCCAGTTACTGCTGGGAAATCCCAACAAAGGGAAgactgaaaagaaagagaagatgccCTTAAGAGATGAGAGCACTCAGGAACATACAGATAGAGCTTTAAGTGAACAAGTACTGAtggtgaaaataaaatctgagccTTGTGATGACTTGCATCCGCATGGCGTGGGCATGCACTTGAGCCACGAGGCTCCAGGCGCCCCCTTCTTAGGGACAGCCCCTCCCGTGCAGAGAAGCGCACCTGCCTTACCAGCATCCGAGGACTTGAATCCAGAGCCTGGCTCACCTCaggatttttctttctcaaagaacGGTCTGCTAAGCCGATTGCTGAGACAAAATCAAGACAGTCACCTGGCTGATGAGCTGGACAGCAGTCACAGGAACAGTGAACTGACACTTGTAGAATCGAAGAACCTTTGCATGGTCCCTAAGAAAAGGAAGCTTTACAGCGAGCCATTAGAAAACccctttaaaaagacaaaaagtaacACAGTCGATGCTGCAAACAGTCACAGTGCCCCGGAGGTGCTGTACGGGTCCTTGCTTAACCAGCAAGAGCTGAAACTTAGCAGAAGTGATCTTGAATTTAAACATCCTGCCAGTCACGGTTCAGCCAGCGAAAGTGaacccaggaattggaccagAGAGAGCAAAAGCTTCAACGTCCTGAAACAGCTGCTTCTCTCAGAAAACTGCGTGAGAGATTTGTCTCAGCACAGGAGTAACTCTGTGGCTGACAGTAAAAAGAAAGGACACAGAAGCAGTGTGACCAACAGCAAGCCTGAATTCAGCATTGCTTCTCTAAACGGACTGATGTACGGTGCCGCTCAGCCCGGCGGTTGCATGGACAGCAGGACCTTTCCATACCCAGGTGTCGGAAGGGCCGCCCTGAGTCCTCCTTTCCCTGAGCACTTGGGCTGCACAGGGTCTAGACCAGAAGCTGGGCTTGTGAACGGGTGTTCCATGCCCAGTGAGAAAGGACCCATTAAGTGGGTTATAACAGATGTGGACAAGAATGAGTATGAGAAAGACTCTCCAAGACTGACCAAAACTAACCCAATACTCTATTACATGCTCCAGAAAGGAGGCAATTCTGTTACCAGTCGAGAAACACAGGACAGGGACATTTGGAGGGAGCCTTCATCTGCTGAAAGTATCTCACAGGTTACAATCAAAGAAGAGTTACTTCCTGCTGCAGAAACTAAAgcttctttctttaatttaaggaGCACTTATAATAGCCATATGGGCAATAATGCTTCTCGCCCACACAGCGCAAACGGAGAAGTTTATGGACTTCTGGGAAACATGCTAACAATAAAAAAGGAATCAGAATAA